In the Syntrophus aciditrophicus SB genome, GCCCTCAAGGCGTTTGTGACGGACAAGGCCGTTAATCTTTTCGAAAAATATGAGGTCCTGTCCCGCAAGGAGCTGCATTCCCGTTATGAAATTTATATCGATACATACTCGAAACAGATTCATATCGAGGCGCTGGTGGCCATCGACATGGTCAGGAAACAGTTTCTCCCTGCCGCCATGGAATACGGAACGTTTCTGGCCGATTCCCTTTCCAGCTTTCAGTCCGTATCGATTGGCGCTTCCGTCCAGGAAGATCTCCTGAAGAAACTCGGCGCGCTGCTTTCGTCATCCTATAAGAATCTTGCCCGTCTTGAAACGGCCGTTGCGAAGGCTCAAGGGGTTTCCGACTGCGTCAGGCAGGCTGAAGCTTACCGCGACAGGGTGATTCCTGTCATACAATCCCTGCGCGGGGATATCGATGCGATCGAGACGCTTGTTCCCGGGGACATGTGGCCCGTCCCGACTTATGCGGATCTTCTCTTCAAGCTGTAAAACCGGAAAAAACTGCAGAGCAGGAATGCCTCCGATCACGGGAAACCCGGCAGTTCTGCCCTGCAGCGAAAACCTCCTTCGACATTCGAGCAAGCCATCGCCAGACAGCCCTGAAACCGCCCAGCCATTCCAGTTCCGGATCAGGGACGCCATCGCGATGGCAAGGCGGCACATCCATGCCCCATCCCATAACTCCTGGTTCATCCCCTGTTTTGAAACTCGTCGCGCAGAATATCACTGTCCCAGGCGTGGTCATTCATTGCGGGGTTAATCTCCCGGTCGCTGGTCAGCAACTGCTCCTGGTTTTCAATTTCCTCCCTGACACTGTAAATGTAATCGCTCTCATCATGGCGGTGCGGGGCCAGCCTGCAAAGGGCCGCTTCATCATACCGAATGAAATTCTGACCGGAACGCAGGGCGCTGTACCTCCGGAAGCCGAGCTTGACCAGGGCATCGACCCCCAGTCGCACAGAGGTATCCAGGGTTTCCCGGTAAATATCATTGATCCCCATATCGAGTAGATCGCAGGCTTCGGTAGTGTGTTCGGCCCGAGCCATGATCGTGAGGTGAGGAAAGAGATTCCGTGCTTTTTGCATGAGATCGGCATTGATGTCCGGCGTACCGATGGCCGCGACCAGTATCCTGGCCTGGTCGGCTCCTGCAGATTTGAGAATGTCAATGCGCGTGGCGTCCCCATAAAAAACCTTGAACCCCATTTTCCTCAGCAGTTCGACGCGGTCCGAATCGTTGTCGAGAATCGTGGCCTGTACTCCGTTCGCCCTGAGAAATCGTCCGACCGTACTGCCGAAGCCGCCGAAACCGGCGATGATCACCGGGTAATGCAGGTCGATCTCGTCGGCTGTCGTTTCCACTTTTTCTCGAGTGCCGAACCGGGGGAGAAGAACGCGTTCATTGATCAGCAGCAAAAGCGGGGTTGCCGTCATGCTCAGAGTGGTCACCCCCATCATCGTGTCCGTCCATTCAACCGACAGGATGCCAAGCTGACTGATAAAGGAAAAGAGGACAAAGGCGAACTCCCCGACTTGGGCCAGGCTGACGCTGAACAGGAGATTTTGATCGAATGACAGCCGGGCCAGCCTGCCCGTTAGAGCAAGGACGAGGAACTTGACAATAATGACCCCGCAGACGAGAGCCATGATTTTCAGGGGATCGCTTAGAATCAGATTGAAGTTGATCGACGTCCCCACGGAGATGAAAAACAGCCCGAGGAGAATCCCTTTGAATGGCGCGATATCGCTTTCCAGTTCATGACGGTACTCGCTGTGCCAGCACGACGCCGGCCAGGAAGGTCCCCAGGGCGGGGCTGAGCCCGACCAGGCTCATGATGGAAGCCGTAGCAATGACAATGAACAGGGCGGAGGCCGTAAACAGTTCCTGAAGACGGAGCCTGGCGACAAACCGCAAAAAGGGAACGATGAAAAAGCGGCCGGCGGCGATCACCAGGGCAACGGCGCCCAGCAGGGCCAGCGTCTGGGCCCATCCGGGCAGCCCCTCCAGGAGCGTGGCGTGTTCTCCACTCCCGGGCTGGACCGGTGAAAAGGCCAGAAGAGGCAGCGCCGCCAGGATGGGAATGACGGAGATGTCCTGAAAGAGCAGGACTGCGAAAGAGCTTTTCTCGGATTGGGTCTGGGACAGGCCCTTCTCCCGCAGCGTCTGCAGGACGATGGCCGTGGACGACATGGACAGGGCCAGACCGCAGGCCAGGGCTGCGGGCCAGGAAAATCCCAGGATAAGAAACAAAGCGAGAAGAAGAAGTGTCGTCAGACCGATCTGCAATGTTCCCGTCCCCAGGATAAGATGGCGCATCCGCCAGAAATGGGAGGGTTCCAGTTCCAGGCCGATGAGAAAAAGCATCAGCACCACGCCGAATTCGGCAAAATGCATGACATCCTTGCCCTCACCGCCGACAAAGCCGAGGAAAAAGGGGCCGATGATGATGCCCCCGATGAGATAGCCCAGAACCGACCCCATTCCGATCCTCTTGGCAATGGGAACGAAGATGATCGCCGCGGCCAGATAGACCAGGGCATCATTAAGAAAAGTGGAATTCATGACTGTGGCCCCCCGTTTCAGAATCAAGCCAGTCATTCAGGAAAGAAAAAGTCTGCAGGGATTCGACGTCAAAGTCTCCCTGAGACAGCCTGTCCAGAAGCGTGCAATAGCGGAGGGCATGATACTCCAGATCGGCAGCCGTCAGCAGATAGGTGCCCTGAACGGTAAAAGGCGGCAGATAGATCATCCCGCAACGGGCGGCCGTCTGATTAAATGGGAGAAGGAATTCCCCGATCGTAAAGCGGTTGTATCCGCCCGCCGCGTATTCTTTCCGTGTCCCGCCGGAGGTAAGGGCGTTGAAAACCAGTTTTCCCTTCAGGGCATCGCCGCCCCGGCCATGGGCCCACCCATGTTCCAGAACGAGATCGATCCACTGCTTGAGCAGCGCCGGGGCGCTGTACATATAGAAGGGGTGTTGCCAGACCAGAACCCGGTGAGCCGTCAGCAGGGCTTTTTCCCGCTCCTCATCGATATTGAAGTCAGGATAGAGCTCATATAGATCATTGAGCGTCACCGCCGGATTGTCCCGGATAGCCGCCAGCAGGGCTCTGTTTACCCGCGGTTTTTCAAACCGCGGATGGGCGAAGAGGATGAGGATTCGATTCATAGGGCCTATTCCATGTTGATGCTGCTCTGTTTTGAAAGGTTGATTTTTATTAAATATACCATCGCATCCGGATGCACAAGAGCAACATGCCGGGATTTAGCAGAAGAACCATGGCGAAGCTGAAGCAGAATTCCGCCATCCCGCTCAAGCTTCCGTCAAGTCGCCCCCTGTCGATCTGACCTTGACACGCCATGGCCTTTCCCGTACACTCCCGCCATCAAAAAACAAAATATAATCAAGCATTAGTGTCCTGTTAATTTAAAATTCACACCCCTGGGATGAACTGATCATGCGGAAAAACCACCCCTTTAGAAAAGGATCGTCGCCTTACCGGTCATTCTCCAAAAGATGGCCGATGATACCAGCCATCCTGTCGAAGAAATTGTGAACCGCTGCAAACGGAGAAAAAGATCATGAATGAAGACCCTGTGCTGTATGCCGTTGAGAACCATTGTGCCCGAATCACCCTTAACCGGCCGGAGGTAAAGAATGCCTTCAGCCCCGAAATGATCCGGCTTTGGCGCGAATACCTGTCGGAAGCCGGCCGGGATGACCGGGTCCGTGTCGTTGTCGTAACCGGAAAGGGGGACACCTTCTGTTCGGGCGGCGACATCAGGGACATGGCCGAGGGAAAACTCCGTTCCTGGGATATGAAGAACTACGTCTGGGAAGGGGTCCATCGCATCGTCCTGGCCCTGGAAGACCTGGACAAACCGGTGATCGCGTCCATCAACGGCGCGGCCATGGGCGCGGGCCTGGACATGGCGCTCATGTGCGATATGAGAATCTGCTCGGACAAAGCGAAGCTTGCTGAATCCTATATCCTCATGGGCCTTGTTCCGGGGGACGGTGGAGCCTATTTCCTGCCGCGTCTGGTCGGCGTTTCCAAAGCGCTTGAGTTGTTTCTCACAGGGGATCCGATTCGTCCCGAAGAGGCCCTCCGGCTCGGCATGGTGAACCGTGTCGTCCCTCACGACCGTCTTATGGAAGAAACCCTCGCCCTTGCGGAGAAAATAGCGAGCCGGCCGCCGCTGGCCGTCCAGATGATGAAAAGGGCCGTCTATCAGGCACAGACAAGCACGTTGCGATCGCACCTTGACTACATCTCTTCCCAGTTGTCGCTGCTCTCGGAAACGGAAGACCACATCGAGGCGGCAAAGGCCTTTCTGGAGAAACGGCCTCCCCTTTTCAAAGGAAAATAGATGGCAGAACCATTGAAAAACAGGTTCATAAGATACTGGCTTCCCGTCCTTCTCTGGATGGGGATGATCTTCTGGATGTCCACCGGGACGTTTTCCGCGGAACATACCTCCCGTTTCATCGGTCCGCTCCTGCATTTCCTGTTCCCCCGGCTCTCGTCGCAGGATATGGATCTGCTGCATGGATGTATTCGGAAGGCCGGTCATGTCGCCGAGTATTTTATCCTGGGGCTTCTTTTCTTTCGCGCCTTCCGCGGCAACGATCCGCAGGGATGGCGCCTGCGCTGGGCGGTTTGCGCCGTGATCGGGGTGGTGTTCTACGCGCTGGGCGATGAATTTCATCAGTCATGGATTGCTTCGAGGACTTCTTCTCTTGTAGATGTGGGCATCGATTCAATGGGCGGCGTTTTTTCACAGATTGTGATGTTCGCCAGAGTAAAAATATCCAGACCTGTTTCCCTCCAATCAATCGGATCAGGATAACCCCCGGCAAGGCCTGATTCCGCCGCTGTCTTTTAAGGCCGGCTGAATTTTTTGCAGACATGAACTCATTTTGATTGACAAGTTCACCGACCGCCCTCATAATGTTTTAAATAACACCCTTCAGGATCTGCTTATGAAACCAGATTATTTACAGAGTTCGAAGTCTTCCTTGAAGGCATCGATGGATTACCATCTCCGCTGTTCTCTCTGCAAGGAAGCTTCTTCTAAAGAGTGTCGGGATCTTTTTCTGGCAACGGCATTTTCTCTGCGGGATCAGATGACGGAAAAAATCCTCGAAACGGAGCGGAGATATCAGCAGGCAAAAGCCAAGAGAGTCTACTATCTCTCCATGGAATTCCTGATCGGTCGATTGCTTGGCGATGCCCTTCACAATCTCGGTCTTATCGACGTATGTCGGAACGTTCTGGCGGATGCGGGAATCGACATCGAAGAGGTCCAGGAGCAGGAAAACGACGCGGGTCTCGGGAATGGAGGCCTGGGACGTCTGGCGGCCTGCTTTCTCGATTCCATGGCAACGCTTTCCATTGCCGGTTTCGGCTACGGGATCCATTACGAATACGGCCTCTTCAAACAGGAAATCGACAATGGCTACCAGAAGGAAAAACCGGACAACTGGCTGGCGGAATTCAATCCCTGGGAGATCAAGCGCACCGACGAAAAATGCATTGTTCCCATCTACGGCAGGATAGAACACTTCCAGGACCGTGCGGGTGATTACAACCCCATGTGGCTCGACTGGAAGGTGATCATGGGCATTCCCTTCGATACTCCCGTTGTCGGCTACGGGGGGAAGACGGTAAACTGGCTGCGCCTCTATGGGGCGGGATCTTCCACGGATTTTGACATCCAGATCTTCAATGAAGGTGACTACTTCCGGGCGGTGGAACAGAAGGTCGCTTCCGAAACGATCACCAAAATGCTTTATCCTCTGGACACCCTGAAATCAGGCAAGGAGCTCCGCCTGGTGCAGGAATACTTTCTGGTGGCCTGCTCCCTGAGGGACATTGTCCGCCGTTATCTCAAGGATCACGAGAATTTTGATCGTTTTCCCCATGCCGTAGCCATTCAGATGAACGATACCCATCCATCCCTGGCGGTAGCGGAACTGATGAGGCTTCTCGTGGATGAATACGCCCTTCCCTGGGATCATGCCTGGGAGTTGACACAGAAAACTCTGGCTTATACCAACCACACGATCCTTTCCGAAGCTCTGGAGAAGTGGCCGGTCAGCCTTCTGGAGCAGGTTATCCCCCGTCATCTCCAGATCATTTATGAAATCAATGCGCGCTTTCTCCAGAAGGTGACTTATCTTCATCCCGGCAATGTAGATCTTCTCCGGCGGATGTCTCTCATCGAGGAGGGAGAAAACAAGCAGGTCCGCATGGCCCATCTGGCCATGGTCGGCTCTCATTCAATCAACGGGGTCTCCGCTCTCCATACGGACATCCTGAAAAAAAATAATTTCGCCGACTTCCATGCGATGTGGCCGGACCGTTTCGTCAACATCACCAACGGCATCACCCAGCGACGCTGGCTTCTCAAGGCCAATCCGCAACTTGCGCAACTGATCAGCAAAACGATCGGAGATGCCTGGATAACCGATCTTTCCCAGCTCAAAAGACTGGAACCGTACGCCGATGAACCGGCCTTCCAGAAGGAGTTCCGCAAAATCAAGCTGGCCAACAAGGAGCGTCTGGGTGGAACGATATCCAGGACTGCCTGGATTACCGTAAATCCCGAATCGCTCTTCGATGTTCATGTCAAAAGGATTCATGAATACAAGCGCCAGCTGCTGAAGGTCATGCATATCATCTACGAGTATCTGCGGATTATCCGGGGAGAAAAAAAGCACACCGTCGCCAGAACCTTTATTTTTGCCGGGAAGGCCGCACCCGGATACTGGGTGGCAAAGCAGATGATCAAGCTGATTCACAACGTGGGTCAGGTCATCAATTCGGATAAAAGGGTGCAGGACGCCCTGAAGATCGTCTTTCTTCCCGATTACCGTGTCTCGCTGGCGGAGAAGATCATCCCGGCCGCGGATCTGAGCGAGCAGATTTCCATGGCCGGAACGGAGGCTTCCGGAACGGGGAACATGAAGTTCATGTTGAACGGCGCCCTGACGGCAGGAACCCTGGACGGCGCCAATGTGGAAATGCTCGAGGAAGTCGGAGCGGAAAACATCTTCATATTCGGGTTGAAAGCAGAGGAGATCGCGGAGATGGAACGGAAATCTTCCTACCGCCCGACGGAATATTATCACCGCCACCCGGAAATCCGACTGGTCATCGACGCCTTCCGCGACAATGTATTCTCCCCTTCTGAACCGGGACTGTTTCAGTGGATTTATCATCGGTTCATGAACGAAGAAGACTACTACTTCCATCTGCCGGATTTTATATCGTACATCCGGGTTCAGGAAAAGATAGAGAAGGAATACCGGAATACCGCCTCCTGGACAAAGAAAGCCATTCTGAACATTGCCCGTTCCGGAAAATTCTCCAGTGACAGAGCCGTTTCCGAGTACGCTGGACTCATCTGGAATACAGAATCCGTCAAGGAAGGGTAATGAAGGAAAAAATCCTGATCATTGATGATTCCCCGGACATCCGGGCATTGCTCGCCCGCTTCCTCAGGAAGGCCGGCTATGACATTGCGGAAGCTCACGATGGCGAGGACGGTCTGAGGCAGGTGAAAGCATGGAAACCGGATCTGATTCTCCTGGATATCGTCATGCCCGGCATTGACGGCTATCAGGTCTGCCGGAGCATCAAGGGCGATTCCTGCTCCAGAGACATCCCCGTCATTTTTCTTTCTGCGCGGTCTGAGGCGGCTGACAAGATCAAAGGTCTGGCAATCGGTGGTGCGGATTACATTACCAAGCCTTTTGACCGGGGAGAAGTGATGGCCCGCATCGAAAATCAGTTTAAGATCCGCCATCTGACCTACGAGCTGATCCTCGCCAACGCTGAACTGACGGAAAAACAGAAACGTCTGGATGAGGATCTCCAGGCGGCTGCCGGAATCCAGCGAAGTCTTTTGCCACAGAAAATTCCTCAGATAGAGGGATTGGATATCGCGTGGAAGTTTATGCCCTCCGAACAGATCGGCGGCGACATTTTCAACGTGCTCCGTCTCGATGAGGACCACATCGGATTTTACATGATCGACATCAGCGGCCATGGAGTGCCTGCGGCCCTCGTGACGTTTTCCGTATCCCAGGCACTCCAGCCCCATATGGGCTATACCATCAGGAAAATACCCGGGTCCGTGGCCTGTCCCGACTACGAAATCGTGCCTCCGCAGGAGGTTCTGAAGGCCTTGGATGGAGAATACCCCTGGGATCGTTTCGAAAAGTTTCTGACGATCATCTACCTGATCGTCAATCTCCGCGAAGGAAGTCTCGTTTACAGTAACGCCGCTCATCCACCGCCTCTTCTTCTCCATCAAGACGGAGCATTCAAGCTGCTTGACAAAGGGGGCACCATCATCGGTCTGGATGGAATCCTGCCCTTTGAAGAGGGAGAGGAGACGGTTCGGGAAGGAGACAAGATCCTGCTCTATACCGATGGGGTGTTTGAATTTACAAATGAAGAAGGGGAAATTTTCGGAGAGAAACGGTTTTATGACGTTGTGAAAAGTCTGATCCAAAAGCCGATCAGCGCGATTCTGGATGAGATCGTTGCCGCAATTCAGAATTATGTCAAGGGAGCAAACCTTCAGGATGATGTAAGTCTCCTGGGCATTGAATTCAAGAAGAGGAAAATAAACACCTGAGGTGGTAAATCATGCAATTACACCAGACAAAAAATGGGGATGTCCTGATCGTAAAACCTTTGGAAAAAAGGATCGACGCCGCTACCGCAACGGAATTTAAAGAAAAGATGAGCAACTGGATCGGCGCCGGAAACA is a window encoding:
- a CDS encoding glycogen/starch/alpha-glucan phosphorylase, whose translation is MKPDYLQSSKSSLKASMDYHLRCSLCKEASSKECRDLFLATAFSLRDQMTEKILETERRYQQAKAKRVYYLSMEFLIGRLLGDALHNLGLIDVCRNVLADAGIDIEEVQEQENDAGLGNGGLGRLAACFLDSMATLSIAGFGYGIHYEYGLFKQEIDNGYQKEKPDNWLAEFNPWEIKRTDEKCIVPIYGRIEHFQDRAGDYNPMWLDWKVIMGIPFDTPVVGYGGKTVNWLRLYGAGSSTDFDIQIFNEGDYFRAVEQKVASETITKMLYPLDTLKSGKELRLVQEYFLVACSLRDIVRRYLKDHENFDRFPHAVAIQMNDTHPSLAVAELMRLLVDEYALPWDHAWELTQKTLAYTNHTILSEALEKWPVSLLEQVIPRHLQIIYEINARFLQKVTYLHPGNVDLLRRMSLIEEGENKQVRMAHLAMVGSHSINGVSALHTDILKKNNFADFHAMWPDRFVNITNGITQRRWLLKANPQLAQLISKTIGDAWITDLSQLKRLEPYADEPAFQKEFRKIKLANKERLGGTISRTAWITVNPESLFDVHVKRIHEYKRQLLKVMHIIYEYLRIIRGEKKHTVARTFIFAGKAAPGYWVAKQMIKLIHNVGQVINSDKRVQDALKIVFLPDYRVSLAEKIIPAADLSEQISMAGTEASGTGNMKFMLNGALTAGTLDGANVEMLEEVGAENIFIFGLKAEEIAEMERKSSYRPTEYYHRHPEIRLVIDAFRDNVFSPSEPGLFQWIYHRFMNEEDYYFHLPDFISYIRVQEKIEKEYRNTASWTKKAILNIARSGKFSSDRAVSEYAGLIWNTESVKEG
- a CDS encoding PP2C family protein-serine/threonine phosphatase encodes the protein MKEKILIIDDSPDIRALLARFLRKAGYDIAEAHDGEDGLRQVKAWKPDLILLDIVMPGIDGYQVCRSIKGDSCSRDIPVIFLSARSEAADKIKGLAIGGADYITKPFDRGEVMARIENQFKIRHLTYELILANAELTEKQKRLDEDLQAAAGIQRSLLPQKIPQIEGLDIAWKFMPSEQIGGDIFNVLRLDEDHIGFYMIDISGHGVPAALVTFSVSQALQPHMGYTIRKIPGSVACPDYEIVPPQEVLKALDGEYPWDRFEKFLTIIYLIVNLREGSLVYSNAAHPPPLLLHQDGAFKLLDKGGTIIGLDGILPFEEGEETVREGDKILLYTDGVFEFTNEEGEIFGEKRFYDVVKSLIQKPISAILDEIVAAIQNYVKGANLQDDVSLLGIEFKKRKINT
- a CDS encoding NAD(P)H-dependent oxidoreductase; this encodes MNRILILFAHPRFEKPRVNRALLAAIRDNPAVTLNDLYELYPDFNIDEEREKALLTAHRVLVWQHPFYMYSAPALLKQWIDLVLEHGWAHGRGGDALKGKLVFNALTSGGTRKEYAAGGYNRFTIGEFLLPFNQTAARCGMIYLPPFTVQGTYLLTAADLEYHALRYCTLLDRLSQGDFDVESLQTFSFLNDWLDSETGGHSHEFHFS
- a CDS encoding enoyl-CoA hydratase/isomerase family protein, with the protein product MNEDPVLYAVENHCARITLNRPEVKNAFSPEMIRLWREYLSEAGRDDRVRVVVVTGKGDTFCSGGDIRDMAEGKLRSWDMKNYVWEGVHRIVLALEDLDKPVIASINGAAMGAGLDMALMCDMRICSDKAKLAESYILMGLVPGDGGAYFLPRLVGVSKALELFLTGDPIRPEEALRLGMVNRVVPHDRLMEETLALAEKIASRPPLAVQMMKRAVYQAQTSTLRSHLDYISSQLSLLSETEDHIEAAKAFLEKRPPLFKGK
- a CDS encoding NAD-binding protein — translated: MMGVTTLSMTATPLLLLINERVLLPRFGTREKVETTADEIDLHYPVIIAGFGGFGSTVGRFLRANGVQATILDNDSDRVELLRKMGFKVFYGDATRIDILKSAGADQARILVAAIGTPDINADLMQKARNLFPHLTIMARAEHTTEACDLLDMGINDIYRETLDTSVRLGVDALVKLGFRRYSALRSGQNFIRYDEAALCRLAPHRHDESDYIYSVREEIENQEQLLTSDREINPAMNDHAWDSDILRDEFQNRG
- a CDS encoding VanZ family protein, which produces MAEPLKNRFIRYWLPVLLWMGMIFWMSTGTFSAEHTSRFIGPLLHFLFPRLSSQDMDLLHGCIRKAGHVAEYFILGLLFFRAFRGNDPQGWRLRWAVCAVIGVVFYALGDEFHQSWIASRTSSLVDVGIDSMGGVFSQIVMFARVKISRPVSLQSIGSG